In the Hordeum vulgare subsp. vulgare chromosome 7H, MorexV3_pseudomolecules_assembly, whole genome shotgun sequence genome, one interval contains:
- the LOC123410019 gene encoding uncharacterized protein LOC123410019 — protein MATKELSMKLLIDTKAQKVCFAEADNEVVEFLSSLLCLPMSTVINLLTKERMVGSIGNVLDSLETLDAAYVFSSKGREPYMKPTVAPGMLSPLQQLLGGAQLNASGRFFTCQGKRCCYTSHSCGYVSVVRGRKCPGCSTGMNNDMPHVKAEGFVVGTATYTVKDDLSMIPASSVASVALLTQCGVKDLSMLQEKLVTIGKEEALDILLASLKSKTVLTDVFLQTRKARCKKETVA, from the exons ATGGCTACTAAGGAGTTATCGATGAAGCTCCTGATTGATACCAAGGCTCAGAAAGTCTGCTTTGCCGAGGCTGACAATGAAGTCGTCGAGTTCCTGTCCAGCCTCCTATGCCTCCCGATGAGCACCGTCATCAATCTGCTCACCAAAGAGCGTATGGTCGGCAGCATTGGGAATGTCCTTGATAGCCTGGAGACGCTTGACGCCGCGTATGTATTCTCAAGCAAGGGCAGGGAGCCCTACATGAAGCCAACAGTTGCCCCCGGTATGCTCTCTCCTTTGCAACAGCTGCTGGGGGGTGCACAGTTAAATGCCAGTGGCAGGTTCTTCACCTGTCAGGGGAAAAGATGCTGCTACACAAGCCATAGTTGTGGGTATGTTTCAGTTGTTAGAGGCAGAAAATGCCCAGGTTGCTCCACCGGAATGAACAATGATATGCCGCATGTCAAAGCTGAGGGGTTTGTGGTCGGGACAGCCACGTATACAGTCAAGGATGACCTCTCGATGATACCGGCGTCCAGTGTGGCAAGCGTTGCCTTGCTCACGCAGTGCGGTGTCAAGGACCTGAGCATGCTACAAGAAAAATTGGTGACGATTGGCAAGGAAGAG GCGCTGGACATACTCCTTGCTTCGCTCAAGTCCAAGACCGTCCTGACTGATGTCTTCCTTCAGACAAGAAAAGCTCGTTGCAAGAAGGAAACTGTTGCCTAG
- the LOC123409079 gene encoding protein DETOXIFICATION 16-like: MDAKPGAPVHEPLLAAARPGKDSAAAEDDDGAARQGLAAAEVNRLVRLGGPIVASCILQNVVNMVSVMVVGHLGELPLAGASLATSLANVTGYSLLAGMATALDTLCGQAYGARMYHRLGVYKQRAMVVLSLACVPIVLIWVNTTRILVFLGQDPAISAVAGEYARWTIPSLLVYVPLQCHIRFLQSQTIVLPVTASSGATALCHPLVCWLLVFKAGLGSKGAALSNAVSYGINLVILALYVRLSATCKNTWSGFSREAFKELRQFTALAMPSAMMICLEWWSFEVLVLLSGLLPNPQLETSVLSICLNTGALLYMVPLGLSSSISTRVSNELGAGHPEAAKLAMRVVMYMALSVGFVLALTMILLRNVWGYLYSNEQEIVTYMSRMLPVLGISFFIDGLHSSLSGVLTGSGKQNIGAAVNLGAFYLLGIPMAVMLAFVFHLNGMGLWLGIVSGSFTKLVLLMFITWCIDWQKEALKAQDRVLSSSHLLPVS, encoded by the exons ATGGACGCCAAGCCCGGCGCGCCCGTCCAcgagccgctgctcgcggcggcgcggCCCGGCAAGGACTCCGCGGCGGCCGAGGACGACGACGGGGCGGCGCGTCAGGGCCTCGCCGCGGCGGAGGTGAATCGGCTGGTGCGGCTCGGCGGGCCCATCGTCGCCAGCTGCATCCTCCAGAACGTCGTCAACATGGTGTCCGTCATGGTCGTCGGCCACCTCGGCGAGCTGCCCCTCGCCGGCGCCTCCCTCGCCACCTCCCTCGCCAACGTCACCGGCTACAGCCTCCTc GCCGGCATGGCGACGGCGCTGGACACGCTCTGCGGCCAGGCATACGGCGCGCGGATGTACCACCGGCTCGGCGTCTACAAGCAGCGCGCCATGGTGGTGCTCTCGCTCGCCTGCGTCCCCATCGTCCTCATCTGGGTCAACACTACCAGGATCCTCGTCTTCCTCGGCCAGGACCCGGCCATATCGGCCGTGGCCGGCGAGTACGCGCGGTGGACCATCCCGTCGCTCCTCGTCTACGTGCCGCTGCAGTGCCACATACGGTTCCTGCAGTCGCAGACCATCGTCCTGCCCGTGACGGCCAGCTCCGGCGCCACCGCGCTCTGCCACCCGCTCGTGTGCTGGCTGCTGGTGTTCAAGGCCGGCCTGGGGAGCAAGGGCGCCGCGCTCAGCAACGCCGTCTCCTACGGCATCAACCTGGTCATACTGGCTCTGTACGTCAGGCTGTCCGCCACCTGCAAGAACACCTGGAGCGGCTTCTCCCGGGAGGCCTTCAAGGAGCTGCGCCAGTTCACCGCGCTCGCCATGCCGTCCGCCATGATGATctg CTTGGAGTGGTGGTCATTTGAGGTCCTTGTGCTTCTCTCTGGGCTTCTGCCCAATCCTCAGCTTGAGACATCAGTGTTGTCAATATG CCTTAACACAGGTGCTCTGTTGTACATGGTACCACTTGGCCTTTCTTCTTCTATCAG CACGCGCGTCTCAAACGAACTTGGGGCAGGCCACCCGGAAGCAGCAAAGCTCGCGATGCGAGTGGTCATGTACATGGCCTTGTCTGTAGGATTTGTGTTAGCCTTGACCATGATCTTGCTACGGAATGTTTGGGGGTACCTGTACAGCAATGAGCAGGAAATCGTCACATACATGTCCAGGATGCTGCCAGTTCTcggaatatctttcttcatagatGGGCTTCACAGTTCTCTTTCGG GTGTGCTTACCGGCAGCGGCAAGCAGAATATTGGCGCAGCCGTGAATCTCGGTGCGTTCTACCTGTTAGGCATCCCGATGGCTGTGATGCTTGCATTTGTCTTCCACCTAAACGGAATG GGTCTCTGGCTTGGCATCGTTTCCGGCAGCTTCACCAAACTGGTGCTGCTTATGTTTATCACCTGGTGCATAGATTGGCAAAAGGAG GCACTAAAGGCACAGGACAGGGTCTTGAGTTCATCCCACCTACTCCCGGTATCGTAG